In one Molothrus ater isolate BHLD 08-10-18 breed brown headed cowbird chromosome 6, BPBGC_Mater_1.1, whole genome shotgun sequence genomic region, the following are encoded:
- the HRAS gene encoding GTPase HRas — translation MTEYKLVVVGAGGVGKSALTIQLIQNHFVDEYDPTIEDSYRKQVVIDGETCLLDILDTAGQEEYSAMRDQYMRTGEGFLCVFAINNTKSFEDIHQYREQIKRVKDSDDVPMVLVGNKCDLPARTVETRQAQDLARSYGIPYIETSAKTRQGVEDAFYTLVREIRQHKLRKLNPPDESGPGCMNCKCVVS, via the exons ATGACTGAATACAagctggtggtggtgggagCAGGTGGTGTTGGGAAGAGTGCTTTGACGATTCAGCTCATTCAGAACCATTTTGTTGATGAGTATGACCCCACGATAGAG GATTCCTACAGAAAGCAAGTAGTCATCGATGGAGAGACCTGTTTGTTAGACATCTTGgacactgcagggcaggaggagtaCAGTGCCATGAGAGACCAGTACATGAGAACGGGGGAAGGATTCCTGTGTGTCTTCGCCATCAACAACACCAAGTCCTTTGAAGATATTCACCAGTATAG GGAGCAGATCAAGAGGGTGAAAGACTCAGATGATGTCCCCATGGTGCTAGTGGGGAATAAATGTGACCTCCCTGCGCGGACAGTGGAGACCCGGCAAGCGCAGGACCTGGCCCGGAGCTACGGGATCCCCTACATAGAAACGTCTGCCAAAACCAGACAG GGCGTTGAGGATGCCTTCTACACCTTGGTGCGGGAGATCCGGCAGCACAAGCTGCGCAAGCTGAATCCCCCGGACGAGAGCGGCCCCGGCTGCATGAACTGTAAATGTGTGGTATCGTGA